A region from the Lolium perenne isolate Kyuss_39 chromosome 4, Kyuss_2.0, whole genome shotgun sequence genome encodes:
- the LOC139839218 gene encoding uncharacterized protein yields MRALIYNIRGFGEQGRRTQLKSYIRGERVDIIGLQETIKADFSTAELRSLEFGGQFAWNRLPAEGRSGGMLLGFRDECFDVGAWRQGTFFISATILQRKNNMKWCFFLVYGPADHRRTEEFLGELTQAVAGCNYPVVIGGDFNLIRTADEKSNDNINWSRMRRFNEAIAAMALRELERTGARFTWTNKRLSPTRCVLDRVLVAPAWEAAFPLCSLTAITRIGSDHTPLLLSSGEETRRAPPRFFFQTWWFGVPGFGDLLKAKLSCFISERGPHRCHIELWQCVARSTRQFLKGWGANLGKEKRDFRENLFLQVSELDQVADATGLDEDGWALRYHLEDQLSALDRADEEYWRQRSRVQWTLQGDSCTAYFHAIANGRRRKCAIPRLLMDQGEIREQRELLDHIYLFYQGLMGSEGEIRRFALGHHLWEGNQRVSLEENQELELTFTAEELDEVLASMKQDSAPGPDGLPVMFFKQFWGTLHGPILQILNDFALGRVDVARLNYGIITLIPKVKGADNIRQYRPITLINVIFKFVAKAYAIRLAPVVHRVIDRSQSAFIKGRCLHEGALALHEIVHELHVRKQKGLLLKLDFEKAYDQVNWDFMQEILLRKGFSVMMVHRLMQLVRGGQTAINVNGEIGHFFRNARGVRHGDPLSPILFDFLVDGLAAIITKANAAGHVKGLVPHLIPGGVTQLQYADDTMILVEPTGVGIANLKTLLLCFENMSGLKINFDKSEVVVMGVSTAAQQRVANLLNCRLGKFPITYLGLPISDKPLRVADWSFLPGVVAQRVDPWQGLYLGAAGRLELTNSCLSSLPLFAMSMYLLHDGTHKAMDRPRSRFLWEGVGDKRKYHMVEWATVCKPKTLGGLGVMNTKSMNIALMVKWIWKLYQGAEGLWADLIRAKYLQGRDLYAGGVPTHGSQFWNAIQKVKWHFKLGAKHKVRNGRRTYFWTDWWTGNGPLRARFPRLFSCCESPFITVDGARVLDGVPGEWRLRFRRQFGLAETVEWENLCREVQGLPTSPEEDEVSWALEPSGIFSTSSVYASLAQGAATASFKEVWRTKVPPKIKVFLWQLIRGRLPSGEQLLKRHGPSNGRCALCDAWEDCNHIFFTCPTARLMWAGVRELLSCDWNPAGAGDFIALTQGLNNPIRRLAWFTFAAQCWTLWNARNKLAIEGKLIGNPADIFYQLSLHMQCWRVLVRPRDRDLLDLAVGDVRRLYARTRSEST; encoded by the coding sequence ATGAGGGCTTTGATTTATAACATTCGGGGGTTCGGTGAGCAGGGGCGACGAACACAACTCAAATCTTACATCCGAGGGGAAAGGGTGGATATTATCGGGCTCCAGGAGACCATCAAAGCTGACTTTTCGACGGCTGAGCTACGGAGTCTGGAATTTGGAGGTCAGTTCGCGTGGAACAGGCTGCCGGCGGAGGGCCGCTCTGGGGGTATGCTCCTGGGGTTCCGCGACGAATGCTTTGACGTCGGGGCATGGAGGCAGGGGACCTTCTTCATCTCGGCGACCATATTACAGCGTAAGAATAATATGAAGTGGTGTTTCTTCCTCGTTTATGGGCCGGCGGATCATCGCCGCACGGAGGAGTTCCTGGGAGAACTAACCCAAGCGGTTGCAGGGTGCAACTACCCGGTGGTCATCGGGGGGGATTTTAACCTCATCCGGACAGCTGACGAGAAAAGTAATGACAATATCAACTGGTCGCGGATGAGACGGTTTAATGAGGCCATCGCGGCAATGGCCCTTCGGGAGCTGGAGCGGACCGGGGCTCGCTTCACTTGGACCAACAAGCGCCTTAGTCCGACAAGGTGTGTCCTCGACAGGGtgttggtcgcgccggcctgggAGGCGGCTTTCCCTCTGTGCTCGCTCACGGCGATCACAAGGATTGGTTCGGATCATACCCCTCTCCTCCTGTCTAGTGGCGAAGAGACTAGGCGTGCACCGCCGAGATTCTTCTTCCAGACTTGGTGGTTTGGCGTTCCGGGGTTTGGGGACCTTCTGAAGGCGAAGCTCAGCTGCTTCATCTCGGAGCGGGGTCCGCACAGGTGCCACATTGAGCTGTGGCAATGTGTGGCCCGAAGCACTCGGCAATTCCTCAAGGGCTGGGGAGCCAATTTGGGTAAGGAGAAGAGGGATTTTAGGGAAAATCTATTCCTCCAAGTCTCCGAGCTAGATCAGGTGGCCGATGCTACGGGGTTAGATGAGGATGGTTGGGCGCTCAGGTACCACCTTGAGGACCAACTTTCGGCCCTGGATCGGGCTGACGAGGAGTACTGGCGCCAACGCAGTCGGGTGCAGTGGACGCTTCAGGGGGATTCCTGCACGGCGTACTTCCATGCCATTGCGAACGGACGCCGGCGGAAGTGCGCGATCCCTAGGCTGCTCATGGACCAAGGGGAGATCCGAGAGCAGCGGGAGCTACTGGATCACATCTACTTGTTCTACCAGGGGCTCATGGGATCGGAAGGGGAGATTAGGAGATTTGCCCTGGGTCATCACCTTTGGGAAGGGAACCAAAGGGTGTCCTTGGAGGAAAACCAAGAACTCGAGTTGACTTTCACTGCGGAAGAGCTGGACGAGGTTCTGGCAAGCATGAAGCAAGACTCGGCACCGGGCCCTGACGGTCTCCCGGTGATGTTCTTCAAACAGTTCTGGGGAACCCTCCACGGACCGATCCTCCAGATCCTCAATGATTTTGCCCTAGGGAGGGTTGATGTGGCGCGCCTTAATTATGGGATTATCACTTTGATTCCTAAAGTGAAAGGGGCAGATAACATCAGACAGTATAGGCCGATTACGCTCATTAATGTCATCTTTAAGTTTGTGGCTAAGGCGTACGCTATTAGGCTTGCTCCGGTGGTGCATAGGGTTATAGATCGTTCACAATCTGCCTTCATTAAAGGGCGATGCTTACACGAGGGGGCGCTTGCCCTACACGAGATTGTGCATGAGTTACATGTCAGGAAGCAAAAGGGTTTGCTCCTGAAACTCGACTTCGAGAAGGCCTACGATCAGGTAAACTGGGACTTTATGCAGGAGATCCTCCTTAGGAAAGGGTTCTCCGTTATGATGGTCCACCGTTTGATGCAATTGGTCAGGGGTGGCCAAACGGCGATCAATGTTAACGGGGAAATAGGGCATTTCTTCCGGAACGCGCGTGGAGTGAGACATGGGGACCCACTCTCACCGATTCTCTTTGACTTCCTGGTGGATGGCTTGGCAGCGATCATTACCAAAGCCAATGCTGCAGGACACGTCAAGGGTCTTGTGCCGCACCTCATCCCAGGGGGGGTGACTCAACTGCAATACGCGGACGACACCATGATTCTGGTGGAACCTACAGGGGTGGGGATTGCTAATCTGAAGACCCTGCTACTCTGTTTCGAGAACATGTCGGGTCTAAAGATAAACTTCGACAAGAGCGAGGTCGTGGTCATGGGGGTCTCCACGGCGGCCCAGCAGCGAGTTGCCAACTTGCTGAATTGCCGCCTGGGCAAATTCCCTATCACTTATCTGGGACTACCTATAAGTGATAAGCCGCTTAGGGTAGCGGATTGGAGCTTCCTTCCGGGGGTGGTGGCTCAGAGGGTAGATCCGTGGCAGGGGCTGTACCTCGGGGCGGCAGGGCGCCTGGAGCTTACTAACTCCTGCCTGTCTAGCCTGCCTTTGTTCGCCATGAGCATGTATCTGCTCCATGATGGAACACACAAGGCGATGGACAGACCGCGTTCACGTTTCCTCTGGGAGGGCGTCGGGGATAAACGTAAGTATCACATGGTGGAGTGGGCCACGGTGTGTAAACCTAAGACGCTGGGGGGTCTCGGGGTTATGAACACCAAGTCCATGAATATTGCCCTCATGGTAAAGTGGATTTGGAAGTTGTATCAAGGGGCGGAAGGTCTGTGGGCAGACCTGATCAGGGCCAAGTATCTGCAGGGCAGAGACCTCTATGCGGGAGGGGTCCCAACACACGGCTCCCAATTCTGGAATGCGATTCAAAAGGTTAAATGGCACTTCAAATTGGGGGCGAAGCACAAGGTCCGGAACGGGAGAAGGACCTATTTTTGGACGGACTGGTGGACGGGGAACGGCCCACTTAGGGCGAGATTTCCCCGGCTCTTCAGCTGCTGCGAGTCTCCGTTCATCACAGTCGATGGGGCAAGGGTGCTCGACGGGGTGCCAGGGGAATGGCGCCTGCGTTTCAGGCGGCAGTTTGGGCTGGCCGAGACGGTGGAGTGGGAAAACCTTTGCAGGGAGGTTCAGGGACTCCCCACTAGTCCAGAGGAGGATGAGGTGTCCTGGGCCCTTGAGCCTTCTGGCATCTTCTCCACTAGCTCCGTCTATGCAAGCTTGGCGCAAGGGGCGGCTACCGCGTCCTTCAAGGAGGTCTGGAGAACCAAAGTTCCACCGAAAATAAAGGTGTTTCTTTGGCAACTGATTCGTGGGCGGCTGCCCTCGGGCGAGCAGCTGCTCAAGCGGCATGGGCCTTCCAATGGGAGATGCGCGCTTTGCGATGCATGGGAGGACTGCAATCATATCTTCTTCACCTGCCCTACCGCGAGACTCATGTGGGCGGGGGTGAGGGAGCTTCTCTCTTGCGACTGGAACCCTGCAGGGGCAGGGGACTTCATTGCACTTACTCAGGGCTTGAATAACCCCATCCGTAGGCTAGCTTGGTTCACGTTTGCGGCGCAATGTTGGACTCTTTGGAACGCTCGGAATAAGCTAGCTATAGAGGGAAAGCTGATCGGCAACCCGGCTGATATCTTCTATCAATTGTCTTTACACATGCAGTgctggagggttctggtcagaccgaGGGACAGGGACCTGCTGGACTTGGCGGTGGGCGACGTCAGGAGGCTCTACGCTCGGACGCGGTCTGAGTCGACATGA